In the genome of Podospora pseudocomata strain CBS 415.72m chromosome 7, whole genome shotgun sequence, the window GACCCTAAaagcccatcaccaccggtaccaccaccacaagaacCATTCGGCGGGTTCGACGGCGCCTTCGATTCCGACGATGACCACTACCAACAaatcctcaacaccctcgttCCCCCCGGCAATCACATCCAAAATCCCataccacccccaacacccccatccatGAGTGACTCTAGAGACTatcacccccctcgccaaagcTGGACGGCCCCCAtacctcccctttccctccctcgccgctgccccccaccccatcattCTCACCCTCCTGCAAGCTTGAATCCCCAAGTTCACACCgccatcatcccacccccctcctcaagctACTACGCCGACGAAATCCTCAACCATTATCAGAATTATCAGGATCACAAACCATCAGCCAGAACAAGATCCAGCACCATCTTCTCTGGGAGACCCCGGCCAGAAGAATACGACAGCTTGGTTGCCATGGACAACGATGAAGCGGCTTTGTTGTGTCACCGTGAACATCAGAAACGTTTGGACGAATGCTACAGTGAGAAGAGCACAAAGGCGAGGCTGAAAAGGGGGCTCGAAAGGGGCAGGAGCAGTCCAGGAAGTGATGGGGGCAGGACAGAGTGGGGTGATTTCTGTCGGTTTTGAGCAAGCGGGAATTGTGTTGTGAGAATAGTGGCATCATTTATTTCACTTGTGAATAGCATAATTATGTGAGGGCTGTGGTAAAATAGTTGTTTAACTTGATATGCATTGATAAATGTGCtgcgttgatgatgtccagAACAAAGTACTCGAGATATAGGCCTCTAAATATCCTGAATGCAGGTCCCTCTAAAGAGGGCCGTCTATGGCATGCTCATCATCTATGTCATGACGACATCCTCTGACTCTTTCACTTCAAGCTTTTCAACACCCTCTTGAGTTTTGACTTCCTCTGACTTTGCGTCGCCCTCAGAGCTGGTCACCTCGAGTTTCTCCACAGGCTTCTCTGTACCTTCTggcttctcaccaccctcaccctccttcaccaactccgccaccttccccctattcttccccttccccttcttctgctccatCGCAGCCTTGGCAtgctccagcttcttcttctgcttctccgccttcttcctctcctgctccttctttttctcagccttctttgccgcctcctccccaccctcctccccttcttccccatcctccccctccttctccttcatctcctcctccaacaacttcTTAATCGCAGGAATAAACTCCTCCGCCTGCTTAAACTCCCCCAGCTTCACCCTCATATGATCAAACGCGTACAGCACCGCCGTGTCCTTCCCCAACTCtaccttctccccctccccctcaggaGCAGGCAGCTTCGGGTACCGCTGGCTAAAATGCGTGAGCAAGATCCTTCTCGCGCCCatatccctccccaccgcgaGCGCCTCGCTGATGGTGGAATGTTTCTTCGCCACGGCATCCCCTTTGAGCCCGTCTTCAAAGGTGCACTCGTGCAGCAGCAAATGCGCGCCCTTTCCTAGCTCCGCGAATTTCTTAGACGGGCGGCAGTCTCCAGAGTAGGCGATCTTCAGGCCAGAGGGGGCAAAGGTCATGACGATGGCGGTGGCATTTTGGCAGTGGTCTACCCAACAGATCTCCACCTTTGGGAAACGTTCCTGCATGGTATTGCACTCCGACTGGTTCAAGGTGGGCGGAAATTTCCAGCCCAAATCGGCGTTGGGCTGCCCCCCACGGTAGGGAACGATGCCGACTACGCGGTCCAGACCCAGAGGCTCGACGCCGTCGTACTCGAGCATCCAGGAGTGGAACCCTCCGGTGGCGATGACACCGAGTAAAGCGTCGGTTCCGGCGGTCACCTTGTTCCAGCGGGCCATCATGCTGGCGGTGCCAAAGTGGTGGTCGGCGTGGAGATGGCTGATGTAAATGGCGCGGAGGTCTTTGAGGACCTCGTCTGTGCCTTCGTTACCATACAAACGGCGGAGTTGGCCAAGTGTGTTCTCTCCGCAGTCGAACAGGTAGCTGCCGTGGCCGGGGACACGGATGAGCGTGGCAGAGACGTTGCGGTACTTGGACGGCAAGGCAGAGCCGGTACCCAGCGGGATGATCTCTGTGTCACGGTTGGGGATATCCTTCTGGGATTCCTCAACTTCGACAAGGAAGGCCGGGTCGGCAATCTTCTTGCTCGCCTCTCTTGCCATCTCTACCACCTCGCGGTGCTGTCCAACCAATGCCTTGAGGGTGCCTATTGGGTCGATAGGGGAAACCAAAAACTCTGAAGAAGGCCCTGGCTTGGGATGCAAGTTGATTCTGGCGCCAGCCGCGCCAACATCGCCCGCATCCACAGGGGCAAGCGGCCGGCTGTCGAACTTCAGTAGAGGGAACCGATCGGGGTCAATGAAATTCAGCTTGAGCGTCTTGTCGGCTGGATCTTGCAGTGCCAATGTGTTTGGGCAAACATCCTGGCCGAGCAGAACGTGTTGTACCGAAGGAAACTTCTTCATGAACTCAACGAGCCTCTCATCACGGTAAGCGCTAAAATGCTCCGACGAGATCCAATACATCACGTCAATCCCGCTCATAAGCGCTGAATCCGACCACTCTGGACGAGCGAGGAAGCTGTTCACCATGTCTTCGGCTGGTATGTCGATCACGGCAAGGCCTCGCCCCGCGACAGTAGGCTCCATGACCATGTCAGGAGTCACCACTGTGCCATTCTCGAGCGTGATAGTTTCTCCATCGATCAACTTTTTGAAGTCAAACTTCGAAACACCAAGCTTGTTAGCTTCCTCGGGCTTGAACTTGCCACGTCGTGGGTGGCACTTGGCGATATAACACAGCGACTCGTTGGACGGCTTCGTAATGGGGAGCGTCTCAATCTTGGCCGCCGGCCATGGCGAACGGATCAAGACCCTAATATCTGGCAACTTTTCAGTGTTGCCAGGACGAGGCCCCTTGTACTCCTCGATCATACCGCCTTCGGAACGGAAAAAGATCTTGGCCAATGGGTCGGCATCGCGCAGGTTCACCTCGTGCAGGGTATCAAGACTCCACGTCGAAGAAAACATGCCCGCAACGGCAGCCTGTCTGATGTGCTGAGCCTCCGCATCCGAAAGCTCAGCCTGCTCTGTAACTGCCGTTtcggcctcttcctccccctcctccaagtcgCTGTGTTTGCGTTTTCTAGACCCTGGACGACTGGCGCTTGAATTCGAGGTTATTGGTAGGTGCCAGATACGGACGAGATCATCCTCAAAGTCGGGGATGGCACGGTCGTTTCTCTGAGACGGCGAATCGGTTCGGATCTCGTTCAGACTAAGGGGAATGCCCTTGCGGAAAATAAACCGTCGGGTAGTAGCCAGAGAATGTACCAAGTTCCTACCTCCGTAGATATGAAGGTCGTCGTCGATATCCCTGTCCTTCGACTTCAACCCCTTCGCTTCCCGCACGGCAAGCTCGTCGGCACGGGCAGCCTTTGCTCCTGCCACAACGTCGGCCAGAGTCAACATCAAGCCCGGCAACCCTCCCGTCGTGCTCCAGTCGACCGTGCCCGTGACAAAGATATTATGGATCTTCGCCATCGCAACCTTCCTCTGCACCATCGCCCTCTGTGTTCCCTCGGCCATGCGCCCAAAGAGATAACGGCGCCGGTCGAAATGCAGCAGCACACACGCCCCCGGCGTGTCAGccgtgggggtggtgaccaCCTGGGTGTAGGAAGTCATCGTCTGGGCGTTGCCCTGGTTCTTTTCTGGGGCGACGGCCTTGTTTATCGTCGTGATTGTCGGGTTTAGCTCTCGAGGAATGTTCAACACAGCTCGGAGCGTGTGTCCTCTTGGTGACCGGCCTGGATACGGAAACCAAACCGAGGTGCCGTCTGACAAGAGCTTGGGTATGTGGTGTCGGGTAATGACACCAATGTAGGAAGGAAAGCCAGGCGGGACCTTCTTCGTTCGTAGAGCAAGTTTCGAGGGGTGACTCTTTAAAGATGGTCGAGCAATCTTGAGGCGGCTTGGGAGGCGCAAGCGGTTCATTGGGTCATGCCCGCGGCGCTATCCGACGAGGATCTGTTCATAATCGGGTTGAGCGCGGGTGCCTGTTGGCCGGTGAGTCAAGGACCGAAGCCGACGTACGGAAGTTGTGGTTATGGCGGGGCTGCCTGTCGCCCTTCAAACAATTGTTCAAGACCAGGCGCATTTTCTCTTTCTGCCGCTCCACCAAAGATTCACTATTTTAAAGTGGGGCAAACAAGATATCATAAGGAAGGCGGTGTGGcaagagggttagggttgtcTATCCAAAATATGTAGATTCATGGTCTCATCATTCATCACAACACCCCTTTATCTTTTATGGGCCTCCTTCAGCGCCTCCTTCACAAtaccctccgcctccttgatTACATCCTCGCCTCTTCTCCACGTGTACAGCGGcactcccatcccatccagtGTCTCATGAGCTCGTGCCAACCGCCTTAGCCACATGTCCACCTTCTTGCTCAAAGCAGCTGCCGCATTGTTTGGTGGAACATTCGGGGGCGTCAGTGACCCTTGGCTAGAGGAAGTAGAGTGAATAATTCCATCAAAACTGGCGTTGGCTCGCTTCACTGGATGTTGCGCTTGCGGCAGACTCTGCGTACTCGATCCCGTCCCACTTCGCCtaggtgggggaggtggcggtggtgtcgttCTATCGCGGCTAGCAGCAGGAGAACTAGCGGTACTGGTGATTGGTGGTCGAGAGCCGCTCGACACAGATAATGCGTGAACACGGGGGTTGGGTGCAGAAGCAGGGCTGTCCCGCGAGCTAGCAGCTGTGTCTGATGCCGAGGCGCTCCTCAAAGCATCAGGTTTGGCaggccgaggtggtggtgccttACGGAGGGGAAGTTCTGATGAAGGCACCGCCGTTCTCGGCCTCTCCTGGTTACTTTCTCTGCGGCTTTGGCTAGGGCTGACCTGAGTTGAGTCATCGGAGAAGTCGATCAAGGTCCCTTCCACAGGCCCTCTAGATCCCGCAGATGAGGCTGACGTTCGGGGAGGCAGTTGCGGCCGTGCTTCCTCATTTCTGGGCTCACTTTGCTGTTCAATCCTCGCTCGAGTAGCCCTTAGTGTACTCCGCTGGTCACTGTCAAGCTTGAACCCAGAGTCAAAAAAGCCAAGCTCGTCAGGGGTAGTGACATCGCGAATGAAGATACCCAGCACGCGCCCAGGATTCTGGACTGCAAGGTCGGTATAGACCTCGAGATCAGCCTCACCGCTGTCGCCTACTAGGATGAACCTCCTTTCAGGAAAGTCTCGCAAGATAGCCTCGAGTGTCCCCTTTTTCCTCTCCGCCACTGGTTCAAAAATTCCTTGCAACATCCCGCTGTAGTGCTTCAGGTGTATAGAGCCCTGTGGCAGCCCAGCCATGTGGAAGAAGGTCGCAAGTACCGGAAACAATTGCCATGGACTGTTGGAGCAGTAATGCAACTGGACCCCAAGATCGTGCATAGTATGATACCACTCGGTGACTCCAGGAACAGTCAAATCCGCCAAATCTCGAATGAAAGTGTTACGGAAGATCTCACGAGCTCCCATGCCAATATTGGAGCGTTTGATTGTGTCGTCCACATCGCTGATCAAGCTTACACCGGTAGAATCGATAATCTCGATGGGATTTGTCGCTGAGATGTTTTCACTCGCCAGTACCCTAACATGGGTGGGCACAAAGTCCAGAAACACACGGACAATGAAATGCCCCGAGTCATCTGTCTGTATCGTACGAGATCTCGATCGAGTATCGTTGTAGAAGAAGAGTGTGATTGGATGCTGGACAAGAGGCGTCGTCATGAACGGTCCTATTCGCGCCATGAGGTTCGCATTGGCCACTGCCAGCTCAGCCTCTGTCAGGTCGGCTGGCCCCCCCGTATTCGTCCTTGCCGgcaatggtggtgatggtggcggggagTTCGAGGCTGTCCTACGGGCTGCAGTTCGTGGCCCCCGGGCCGAGTCACTTCGGTCTGGACCCTCGCTGTAGCCCCCTCTTGTcgcaacctcctcttcctctctgcCCTGCTTCTCAATCCTCTTTGCCTCTTCTGCgattctcttctcttctttcatCTGCTCATGGTCCTCGGCTGACGAACCTCCCTGCGATgtcgtcggtggtggaaTGCCACtgagcctcctggcaagaCCAATCACCATGCGATTTCTTCTGGTCATCGGTCCCGTGTTGGGCATATATATCCAACCCCTGATGTCAACGTCCACGACCGCGTTATCGTCGGCATTCTTATCCCACTCATCCTTCCAAAACCGTTCCTGATTTTGCCCCTGAGACTGCCCATCCCTagtctgctgctgctgcggttgTGTCTGAACCACCACATGACCAGGCGGGTGTCTTCCAGCTCCCTTCACATGCATCTTTGCATAAGTAGGAAAAAGAACcatctgctcctcccccttgtGAATGATCTTGACATCGGGAAACGACCCAGGAATAGAGTACTGGCTCGCATCCATAGACTCCACATTCCGTATCCGGGTGTTGTTGTActgctccttgatctccgacgcagcagcagcaccagcgcGATATACACTCCCAGCAAAGGCAGCTAATTTCTTACGCCGGGCACCAGCCTCCCGTGGCGGTCCAGCCTCGCCACCGCTACCATAGCCGCTAGGGTTGGAGGCGTAATTATAGTTGTAACCATGAC includes:
- a CDS encoding hypothetical protein (EggNog:ENOG503NVWN; COG:S), with product MNRLRLPSRLKIARPSLKSHPSKLALRTKKVPPGFPSYIGVITRHHIPKLLSDGTSVWFPYPGRSPRGHTLRAVLNIPRELNPTITTINKAVAPEKNQGNAQTMTSYTQVVTTPTADTPGACVLLHFDRRRYLFGRMAEGTQRAMVQRKVAMAKIHNIFVTGTVDWSTTGGLPGLMLTLADVVAGAKAARADELAVREAKGLKSKDRDIDDDLHIYGGRNLVHSLATTRRFIFRKGIPLSLNEIRTDSPSQRNDRAIPDFEDDLVRIWHLPITSNSSASRPGSRKRKHSDLEEGEEEAETAVTEQAELSDAEAQHIRQAAVAGMFSSTWSLDTLHEVNLRDADPLAKIFFRSEGGMIEEYKGPRPGNTEKLPDIRVLIRSPWPAAKIETLPITKPSNESLCYIAKCHPRRGKFKPEEANKLGVSKFDFKKLIDGETITLENGTVVTPDMVMEPTVAGRGLAVIDIPAEDMVNSFLARPEWSDSALMSGIDVMYWISSEHFSAYRDERLVEFMKKFPSVQHVLLGQDVCPNTLALQDPADKTLKLNFIDPDRFPLLKFDSRPLAPVDAGDVGAAGARINLHPKPGPSSEFLVSPIDPIGTLKALVGQHREVVEMAREASKKIADPAFLVEVEESQKDIPNRDTEIIPLGTGSALPSKYRNVSATLIRVPGHGSYLFDCGENTLGQLRRLYGNEGTDEVLKDLRAIYISHLHADHHFGTASMMARWNKVTAGTDALLGVIATGGFHSWMLEYDGVEPLGLDRVVGIVPYRGGQPNADLGWKFPPTLNQSECNTMQERFPKVEICWVDHCQNATAIVMTFAPSGLKIAYSGDCRPSKKFAELGKGAHLLLHECTFEDGLKGDAVAKKHSTISEALAVGRDMGARRILLTHFSQRYPKLPAPEGEGEKVELGKDTAVLYAFDHMRVKLGEFKQAEEFIPAIKKLLEEEMKEKEGEDGEEGEEGGEEAAKKAEKKKEQERKKAEKQKKKLEHAKAAMEQKKGKGKNRGKVAELVKEGEGGEKPEGTEKPVEKLEVTSSEGDAKSEEVKTQEGVEKLEVKESEDVVMT
- a CDS encoding hypothetical protein (BUSCO:EOG09260OLB; COG:S; EggNog:ENOG503NTW2); translation: MASRHGYNYNYASNPSGYGSGGEAGPPREAGARRKKLAAFAGSVYRAGAAAASEIKEQYNNTRIRNVESMDASQYSIPGSFPDVKIIHKGEEQMVLFPTYAKMHVKGAGRHPPGHVVVQTQPQQQQTRDGQSQGQNQERFWKDEWDKNADDNAVVDVDIRGWIYMPNTGPMTRRNRMVIGLARRLSGIPPPTTSQGGSSAEDHEQMKEEKRIAEEAKRIEKQGREEEEVATRGGYSEGPDRSDSARGPRTAARRTASNSPPPSPPLPARTNTGGPADLTEAELAVANANLMARIGPFMTTPLVQHPITLFFYNDTRSRSRTIQTDDSGHFIVRVFLDFVPTHVRVLASENISATNPIEIIDSTGVSLISDVDDTIKRSNIGMGAREIFRNTFIRDLADLTVPGVTEWYHTMHDLGVQLHYCSNSPWQLFPVLATFFHMAGLPQGSIHLKHYSGMLQGIFEPVAERKKGTLEAILRDFPERRFILVGDSGEADLEVYTDLAVQNPGRVLGIFIRDVTTPDELGFFDSGFKLDSDQRSTLRATRARIEQQSEPRNEEARPQLPPRTSASSAGSRGPVEGTLIDFSDDSTQVSPSQSRRESNQERPRTAVPSSELPLRKAPPPRPAKPDALRSASASDTAASSRDSPASAPNPRVHALSVSSGSRPPITSTASSPAASRDRTTPPPPPPPRRSGTGSSTQSLPQAQHPVKRANASFDGIIHSTSSSQGSLTPPNVPPNNAAAALSKKVDMWLRRLARAHETLDGMGVPLYTWRRGEDVIKEAEGIVKEALKEAHKR